The proteins below are encoded in one region of Reichenbachiella sp. 5M10:
- the mutY gene encoding A/G-specific adenine glycosylase translates to MKAKIDSSIADKFTNNLSVWYTLNHRELPWRASKDPYKIWLSEIILQQTRVAQGTSYYQNFVEHYPTIYDFERAPLDDILKLWQGLGYYSRARNMHKCAHQIVEYEHGQFPQNYARLIQLIGIGKYTAAAIASICFDQPVPAIDGNAFRVYARYFGIYEDISLGKTFKIFFEQGQAIMPRDNPGDFNQAVMELGARICLPKKPLCEDCPVHTSCFAKSKKEQHTLPIKTKKIKVKDRYMDYVVLKHKDSLLVHKREGKDIWQGLYDFLLFETDILSKNRIFELLKELGLKEVQNVNSSQEYKHLLSHQKLHIHFHLVEIKEWQNFEVICQKYELEALHISKLEGLAVPKPIETFLASEFSIFN, encoded by the coding sequence TTGAAAGCCAAAATAGACTCTTCGATTGCCGACAAATTCACGAATAATTTATCAGTATGGTACACGCTGAACCACAGAGAATTACCCTGGAGAGCCTCCAAAGACCCCTACAAAATCTGGCTATCCGAAATCATCCTACAACAAACACGCGTAGCGCAGGGTACCTCATATTATCAGAATTTTGTAGAGCACTATCCCACGATCTATGATTTTGAACGAGCCCCTTTGGATGACATCCTCAAGCTCTGGCAAGGACTCGGCTACTATTCAAGAGCGCGCAACATGCATAAGTGTGCTCACCAGATCGTCGAGTATGAGCATGGCCAGTTCCCTCAAAACTATGCCCGCCTCATCCAACTCATCGGTATAGGCAAGTACACAGCGGCAGCCATCGCTTCGATCTGCTTTGATCAACCGGTACCCGCTATAGACGGCAATGCCTTTCGGGTCTATGCGCGGTATTTTGGGATATACGAAGACATCTCCTTAGGCAAAACCTTTAAAATATTCTTTGAGCAAGGACAAGCAATCATGCCTAGAGACAACCCTGGGGACTTCAATCAGGCCGTCATGGAATTGGGAGCTAGGATATGTCTGCCCAAAAAGCCACTATGCGAGGACTGTCCAGTCCATACATCCTGTTTTGCCAAGAGCAAAAAAGAACAACATACACTCCCGATCAAAACCAAAAAGATCAAAGTCAAGGACCGCTACATGGACTATGTCGTACTCAAGCATAAGGACTCTCTACTCGTCCACAAAAGAGAAGGCAAAGATATATGGCAAGGACTGTATGATTTTCTCCTTTTCGAAACCGATATACTCTCAAAAAACCGTATTTTTGAATTGTTAAAAGAACTGGGCTTAAAGGAAGTGCAAAACGTGAATAGTTCACAAGAATACAAGCACCTCCTCAGCCATCAAAAGTTGCACATTCATTTTCACCTCGTTGAAATCAAAGAATGGCAGAATTTTGAAGTAATTTGTCAGAAATATGAATTGGAAGCATTGCATATTAGTAAACTAGAAGGCTTAGCCGTACCAAAACCGATAGAAACGTTTTTGGCGAGTGAGTTCTCTATATTCAATTAA
- a CDS encoding OsmC family protein — protein sequence MALTSTLVYKADKEYEATNQAGNTVAMDMYPQDEKKNQSPMDLVLSGLAGCAAVDIVSMIKKRRKTFIDLKVETVAERAEGHPAKFIKIHKKFIITSPDLTDKEAERIIDLAVDSYCSVASSLSPEIDMTHSFEIVSA from the coding sequence ATGGCACTTACCTCGACATTAGTCTACAAAGCAGACAAAGAATACGAAGCAACCAATCAGGCGGGCAATACCGTCGCGATGGACATGTACCCTCAAGACGAAAAGAAAAATCAATCCCCCATGGACCTTGTATTATCCGGTCTCGCAGGCTGTGCGGCTGTAGATATCGTATCGATGATCAAAAAGCGCCGCAAGACCTTCATCGATCTCAAGGTCGAAACTGTCGCCGAGCGTGCCGAAGGACACCCTGCCAAATTCATCAAGATCCACAAAAAATTTATCATCACCTCACCGGATCTCACCGACAAAGAAGCCGAACGTATCATTGATCTAGCCGTGGACAGCTACTGCAGTGTCGCATCATCGCTCTCTCCAGAGATTGATATGACACATAGTTTTGAGATCGTCTCAGCCTAA
- a CDS encoding DoxX family membrane protein: protein MKTIILFTIRITLGLLLVYGGINKFLPKAPKPSTSVVSQELPDHVVKIKAFVGGLKQSGYFWPFLGVAEILCGLLLLSQVFSLLGAVMAVPLTLNIFLFHVFLEGHDLPDLFLTGLYLSANLVLLAFDYPRLKFIFLNQNI from the coding sequence GTGAAAACAATCATTTTATTCACAATCAGAATAACCCTTGGATTGCTACTGGTGTACGGCGGGATCAACAAGTTCTTGCCCAAGGCTCCTAAACCGTCGACATCAGTAGTGAGCCAGGAGTTGCCTGACCATGTAGTCAAGATCAAGGCCTTCGTAGGAGGACTCAAACAGAGCGGTTACTTCTGGCCCTTCTTGGGCGTAGCAGAAATTCTCTGCGGTCTACTTCTGCTGAGCCAGGTCTTTTCCTTATTGGGTGCCGTCATGGCGGTACCCCTTACGCTCAACATATTCCTATTTCATGTCTTTCTCGAAGGGCATGATCTACCCGACCTCTTCCTTACGGGCTTGTATCTGTCTGCCAACCTCGTGTTGCTGGCTTTTGACTACCCCCGATTAAAATTCATTTTTTTAAATCAAAACATATAA
- a CDS encoding DUF6607 family protein, with protein MKQLTILVLSLLAFSATAQNKKKQDQQAIKDMCGCYTVSFNFAETFSPNAEYSFYDNYKTGALEYVLPVEDSKDKIVLQHLLVISDTMIIKHWRQDWLYENTDLYEYEKNSTWKYTSLSSKQVAGQWTQKVYQVDDSPRYEGSATWVHYDGRHYWENTADAPLPRRDRTKRSDYNVMARTNRQEITDYGWVHEQDNDKIQRADDGETLIAQEKGWNTYTKVEEAKCQAAKTWWATNQVYWADVRVVWDELFAEKKDISIKMKVDDKILYQRLFGLEKEMMSEDIYNSELAKTKIREVIQMHLKSNQLLSSL; from the coding sequence ATGAAGCAATTGACCATCCTCGTTCTTTCCCTGCTGGCTTTCTCAGCCACGGCTCAGAACAAAAAAAAACAAGACCAGCAGGCCATCAAAGACATGTGTGGCTGCTATACTGTCTCTTTCAATTTTGCCGAGACCTTCTCACCCAACGCTGAGTACAGCTTTTATGACAATTACAAAACAGGAGCGCTCGAATACGTCCTACCGGTCGAAGACAGCAAAGACAAAATCGTCCTGCAACACTTGCTCGTCATCAGTGACACCATGATCATCAAACACTGGAGACAAGACTGGCTCTATGAAAACACTGACCTCTACGAGTACGAAAAAAACAGCACGTGGAAGTACACAAGTCTATCCTCCAAGCAAGTTGCTGGTCAATGGACTCAAAAAGTATATCAAGTTGATGATAGTCCTCGCTACGAAGGCTCTGCGACATGGGTACACTACGACGGCCGCCACTATTGGGAAAACACTGCCGATGCACCACTCCCTCGTAGAGACCGAACCAAGCGCAGCGACTACAACGTCATGGCCCGTACCAACCGACAAGAAATCACAGACTACGGATGGGTACACGAGCAGGACAATGACAAAATCCAACGTGCTGACGATGGAGAAACATTGATCGCACAAGAGAAAGGGTGGAACACCTACACCAAAGTGGAAGAGGCAAAATGCCAAGCAGCCAAAACGTGGTGGGCAACCAATCAAGTCTACTGGGCCGACGTACGCGTGGTTTGGGATGAGCTATTCGCCGAGAAAAAAGACATCTCCATCAAAATGAAAGTCGATGACAAGATTTTGTATCAACGACTTTTCGGACTAGAAAAAGAAATGATGAGTGAGGATATTTATAATTCTGAATTGGCCAAAACCAAAATCAGAGAAGTCATTCAAATGCATTTAAAAAGCAACCAACTGCTCAGTTCGCTGTAA
- a CDS encoding gliding motility lipoprotein GldB: MKIEIISRIIEKSLGLGLSLGVLVACEYNACDAVSQYDHVSVEIPVRHLEGEISELGTWEETASYLGDHRVVADYFLDANQYPDDSILAKRLYRLMQNPHIDSLYMEVDEYFVDFDQKVVAELEGGFRFIKYHYPETRDPRVETIITGQYNDLYVSDSLIVVGLDFFMGMNGKYPPNDVPAYIVQRYMKESVAPIILSFVSNEYNHIDQSHGTLLADMINVGKSYYFVSSALPCKPDSLIIGYTAEEMTLVEANQEVIWANLIENELLYETDHFLKNKFVGESPNVYEISEKCPGRVGAWVGWQIVRKYMENNPDVTLQELMKETDGHKIFQKSGYKPKNVEPLPSLI; this comes from the coding sequence TTGAAGATAGAAATTATTTCTCGAATTATTGAAAAAAGTCTAGGGCTAGGGCTGTCTCTGGGGGTGTTGGTGGCTTGCGAATACAATGCCTGTGATGCCGTGTCTCAATATGATCATGTGTCTGTGGAGATCCCAGTGAGGCATTTGGAAGGTGAGATCAGTGAGTTAGGTACGTGGGAGGAGACGGCTAGTTATTTGGGAGACCATCGGGTTGTTGCAGATTATTTTTTGGATGCCAATCAGTACCCAGATGATAGTATTTTGGCGAAGCGTTTGTATCGTTTGATGCAAAATCCGCACATTGATTCGTTGTATATGGAAGTAGACGAGTATTTTGTTGATTTTGATCAAAAGGTAGTCGCGGAGCTAGAAGGAGGTTTTCGCTTCATCAAATATCATTATCCAGAGACGCGTGACCCTAGAGTAGAGACCATCATTACTGGGCAGTACAATGATCTGTATGTGTCGGATTCATTGATAGTAGTGGGTTTGGATTTTTTTATGGGAATGAATGGGAAATACCCTCCCAATGATGTGCCAGCGTATATCGTACAGCGCTACATGAAGGAAAGCGTAGCTCCTATTATTTTGAGTTTTGTATCCAATGAATACAATCACATCGATCAGTCACATGGGACACTTCTGGCTGATATGATTAATGTCGGTAAGTCGTATTATTTCGTCTCCTCGGCACTGCCGTGTAAACCAGATTCACTGATCATAGGGTATACTGCCGAAGAAATGACGCTAGTCGAAGCAAACCAAGAGGTCATTTGGGCGAACCTCATCGAGAATGAACTGCTGTATGAGACGGATCATTTCTTGAAAAATAAGTTCGTAGGAGAAAGTCCAAATGTCTATGAGATCAGTGAGAAATGTCCTGGACGAGTGGGGGCATGGGTCGGGTGGCAGATCGTTCGAAAATACATGGAGAACAATCCTGATGTGACACTACAGGAGTTGATGAAAGAAACTGACGGGCATAAGATTTTTCAAAAGTCGGGTTACAAGCCTAAGAATGTGGAGCCCCTACCCTCACTGATATAA
- a CDS encoding porin family protein — MKKNLPLILFLFTGLVSYAQPRIGLMVAPGLNFNQVHYQNTDDTHVNKKGLPFRAKFGLEFEFPITETYAFATGLIYAPKKLEIKSSGFNEGTSEMINQTEEYKLQYLQLPVTLKLYTSEIQPDLKVFFQLGFMGEILLHSQDVEAGNVMIDEFRFFDVSFTGGAGVEYGAGVNTLIYGGVFYDRGLVNVVKNQNNDITEDLVIRTDMLYLKIGLKF; from the coding sequence ATGAAGAAAAACCTACCGTTAATACTATTCCTTTTTACTGGACTTGTTAGTTATGCACAGCCCCGTATCGGATTGATGGTCGCTCCTGGCCTCAACTTCAATCAAGTGCATTACCAAAACACGGATGATACGCATGTCAACAAAAAAGGCCTTCCTTTTCGGGCAAAATTTGGATTGGAATTTGAGTTTCCAATCACGGAAACTTACGCATTTGCCACAGGACTCATCTATGCCCCCAAAAAGCTCGAAATCAAATCCAGCGGATTCAACGAAGGGACTAGTGAGATGATCAACCAAACTGAGGAGTATAAACTTCAGTACTTACAGCTTCCGGTTACGCTCAAGCTTTACACCAGTGAAATCCAACCAGACCTCAAGGTCTTCTTTCAACTGGGATTCATGGGTGAGATTTTGCTTCATAGTCAAGATGTCGAAGCTGGCAATGTGATGATTGATGAATTCAGGTTCTTTGACGTCTCCTTTACAGGAGGAGCAGGAGTGGAGTATGGAGCAGGGGTCAATACCTTGATATATGGCGGTGTATTCTACGACCGTGGACTAGTCAATGTCGTCAAAAACCAAAACAACGATATCACTGAAGACCTCGTCATCCGCACGGACATGCTATACCTCAAGATTGGACTCAAGTTTTAA
- a CDS encoding Rne/Rng family ribonuclease, giving the protein MSNELIINSTQNGCRIALLKDKKLSEFHQDDDGHQFNVGDIYLGQVKKVVPGLNAAFVDIGYEKDAFLHYLDLGPQLQSLNKYTKQVLSGKMTGKNLNGFKRLPDINKLGKMNQVLSKNQRVLVQVVKEPISTKGPRLSSELSIAGRYIVLVPFSDSVSVSKKIADSAERKRLLRLINSIKPENFGIIIRTVAQGKDVAELDKDLTNLTEKWSKGMQRLKQVKPNEKVIGEMNRANSILRDVLNESFDSIVVDEKQLYQDVREFIREIAPDKEKITKLYNGRAKIFEAYGIEKQLKGLFGQSVSIDGGGYLIIEHTEALHVIDVNSGNKSNAEDNQESTALKVNLDAAREVARQLRLRDMGGIIVIDFIDMRKVENKKALFQKMKDEMKTDRSKFTILPLSKFGLMQITRQRVRPELNIKTREVCPSCNGSGKVTASILVTDQIEKDVEHIMLKQNEKKLTISLHPYLYAYYTKGLISRQWKWYFKYKRWINLVEDSSMAILEYKFINGLGEEIAL; this is encoded by the coding sequence TTGAGTAACGAATTAATAATTAATTCAACTCAAAATGGATGTCGAATAGCCCTTTTAAAAGATAAAAAATTATCCGAGTTCCATCAAGATGATGATGGGCACCAATTCAATGTAGGTGACATTTATCTAGGTCAAGTCAAAAAGGTTGTGCCTGGATTAAATGCCGCCTTTGTTGATATTGGCTATGAGAAGGATGCATTTTTGCATTATTTGGATCTCGGACCTCAACTGCAGTCACTTAATAAGTATACCAAGCAGGTACTCTCTGGAAAAATGACCGGAAAGAATCTCAATGGTTTTAAGCGGCTACCTGATATCAATAAGTTGGGGAAGATGAACCAGGTTTTGTCAAAAAACCAACGCGTTCTCGTACAGGTTGTAAAAGAACCTATTTCTACAAAAGGGCCAAGACTATCCAGTGAGTTGTCAATTGCTGGTAGGTACATAGTACTCGTTCCGTTTTCTGATTCAGTGAGTGTCTCAAAGAAAATTGCGGACAGTGCTGAAAGAAAAAGATTACTTCGTCTGATCAATTCGATCAAACCAGAGAATTTTGGAATTATTATCCGTACAGTCGCACAAGGAAAAGATGTGGCTGAGTTGGATAAGGATTTGACCAATTTGACCGAAAAGTGGTCAAAAGGTATGCAAAGGCTGAAACAAGTGAAGCCTAACGAAAAGGTGATCGGTGAAATGAACCGAGCCAATTCAATACTACGTGATGTACTCAATGAGTCGTTTGACAGTATAGTAGTTGATGAAAAGCAACTCTATCAAGATGTCAGAGAATTCATTCGAGAGATTGCTCCTGACAAGGAAAAAATCACCAAACTCTACAATGGTAGAGCAAAAATCTTCGAAGCATACGGCATAGAAAAGCAGCTCAAGGGCTTGTTTGGGCAGTCTGTGAGCATCGATGGAGGTGGCTACCTAATCATTGAGCATACAGAAGCTCTTCATGTCATAGATGTCAATAGTGGCAACAAATCCAATGCGGAGGACAACCAAGAAAGCACTGCTTTGAAAGTGAACTTGGATGCCGCAAGAGAAGTAGCCAGACAATTGCGACTTAGGGATATGGGAGGAATCATCGTCATCGATTTCATCGATATGCGAAAAGTGGAGAATAAGAAAGCCCTTTTCCAAAAGATGAAAGATGAGATGAAGACAGATAGATCGAAATTTACGATCCTGCCTTTGTCTAAGTTTGGATTGATGCAAATCACCAGACAGCGAGTGAGACCAGAGCTCAATATCAAGACGAGGGAAGTATGCCCGTCCTGTAATGGGTCAGGAAAAGTCACTGCATCGATTTTGGTGACCGATCAGATCGAAAAAGATGTGGAGCATATCATGCTCAAGCAAAACGAAAAGAAGCTAACCATTTCGCTTCATCCGTATTTGTACGCGTATTATACCAAAGGCTTGATTTCAAGACAATGGAAATGGTACTTCAAGTACAAACGATGGATCAATTTGGTAGAAGATTCGTCAATGGCCATTCTAGAATACAAATTCATCAATGGTTTAGGAGAAGAGATCGCACTTTAG
- a CDS encoding DUF6686 family protein, whose amino-acid sequence MSHCKPIPLVEGANYCVSQCRGCKRFGLHYHHIMIGFDPKDFYRFCRGLARVRFEDHVILFPDQSERIIVQTPQPDIQLNLRRHEFELLCDVLQQSILMLEVKALI is encoded by the coding sequence ATGAGTCACTGCAAGCCCATCCCCCTCGTCGAAGGAGCCAACTACTGTGTCAGCCAATGTCGCGGATGCAAACGCTTCGGCCTACATTACCACCACATCATGATTGGGTTCGACCCCAAAGACTTCTACCGCTTTTGTCGTGGCTTGGCGCGCGTTCGCTTCGAAGATCACGTCATCCTGTTTCCAGATCAGAGCGAGCGCATCATCGTCCAAACCCCACAACCCGACATCCAGCTCAACCTCCGTAGACACGAATTCGAACTGCTGTGTGATGTACTACAACAGAGTATCTTGATGCTCGAAGTAAAAGCCTTGATTTGA
- a CDS encoding tetratricopeptide repeat protein produces the protein MSLHRWVILIGGLGLVFILFTLPKVVVDNDAIETEIADSQAEAVDESHGFSFSAKDVERRSSLLKLLETSSGQEKSVIFADSLARLYLSYNMLDSAGYFADEILKQDSSWLGQLKAGEIYFQLFGISLSQSDLARYSHKAGECFRRVLAREYSPDLEAKLGMTMVVSDNPMQGITVLRGILEEYPENITALYSLGLLSIQSGQYEKAIGRFEKLMTIDPTNQQAAFLLATSYFETSQYDEAGRWFENIKSTSTDPAILSSTDQYLKKLNEL, from the coding sequence ATGTCACTACATCGTTGGGTAATATTGATCGGCGGCCTGGGGCTCGTCTTTATTCTCTTTACATTGCCTAAAGTTGTGGTGGACAATGATGCGATAGAGACGGAGATAGCCGATTCTCAGGCGGAAGCTGTAGATGAATCACATGGCTTTTCCTTCAGTGCAAAGGATGTAGAGCGACGGAGCTCTCTCTTAAAATTGTTGGAGACTTCCTCTGGGCAAGAAAAAAGTGTTATCTTTGCGGACTCTTTGGCTAGGTTGTACCTATCATACAACATGTTGGACAGTGCGGGGTATTTCGCAGATGAGATATTGAAGCAAGATTCATCATGGTTAGGTCAGCTGAAAGCAGGAGAGATTTATTTCCAATTGTTTGGGATTTCGTTGAGTCAATCGGACTTGGCGAGGTATAGCCATAAGGCTGGGGAGTGTTTTCGGCGTGTGTTGGCACGTGAGTACAGCCCGGATCTAGAGGCGAAGTTGGGAATGACGATGGTAGTTTCTGACAATCCTATGCAAGGAATCACAGTGCTACGAGGAATACTAGAAGAGTATCCCGAAAACATCACAGCTCTGTATAGTCTAGGGTTGCTGTCCATACAATCTGGTCAGTATGAAAAGGCGATAGGGAGGTTTGAGAAATTGATGACTATTGATCCGACGAATCAACAAGCTGCTTTTCTTTTGGCAACCAGCTATTTTGAGACTAGTCAGTATGACGAAGCGGGACGATGGTTTGAAAATATAAAAAGTACTAGTACTGACCCAGCGATTTTATCCTCGACGGATCAATACTTGAAGAAGTTAAATGAATTATAA
- a CDS encoding glycosyltransferase family 4 protein, whose protein sequence is MKVLYFHQHFKTPSDGGSIRSYLLALEMIKKGYEVTMITAHNGPKTHRNINGIRTVYLHVPYDNTYKFWARVKAFLHYAWLACIESSKVQDIGFCYIMTTPLTTGLIGLYNKLFHKRPYFFEVGDLWPLVPVEMGFINARFLKKITFGMEKLFYRHALGNIGMSPPITDYIQEACPSTPVATVYNISDCDFFRPAPQPSGDEFVICYTGTFGLANDLSRIIQIAHQIQDLPVRFILIGAGADKPKIEREVADLQLTNVEVRDFEDKIGMAKVLNQSHAMFISFANYPSLFTGSPNKLFDALAAGKLIITNFEGWIGELITSSECGFYFAHDSSEDFAQKIRPFLNDTSLLQRYQGHSRHLAETRFDLKLQSHTLLQFISVRVGAPHS, encoded by the coding sequence TTGAAGGTCCTTTATTTTCATCAACATTTCAAAACTCCATCCGATGGAGGCAGCATCAGGTCCTACCTGCTTGCCCTCGAAATGATCAAAAAAGGCTATGAAGTGACGATGATTACCGCTCACAACGGACCCAAAACACACAGAAACATCAATGGAATTCGTACCGTCTACCTGCACGTACCCTATGACAATACGTACAAGTTTTGGGCACGAGTCAAAGCCTTCCTACATTATGCCTGGCTCGCATGCATCGAATCCAGCAAGGTCCAAGACATTGGGTTCTGCTACATCATGACAACTCCTCTGACAACAGGTTTGATCGGCCTTTACAACAAGCTTTTTCACAAAAGGCCCTATTTTTTTGAAGTAGGAGACCTATGGCCTTTGGTACCTGTCGAGATGGGATTCATCAATGCCCGCTTCCTAAAAAAGATCACATTTGGGATGGAAAAACTCTTCTATCGCCATGCCCTAGGCAACATCGGCATGTCTCCCCCGATCACAGACTACATACAAGAAGCCTGTCCGTCAACTCCAGTCGCCACAGTGTACAACATCAGCGATTGTGATTTTTTTCGTCCTGCTCCACAGCCATCCGGTGACGAGTTTGTCATCTGCTATACAGGAACATTTGGTCTCGCTAATGACCTCTCACGTATCATTCAGATCGCACATCAAATCCAAGACCTACCCGTGCGGTTCATATTGATCGGAGCAGGAGCAGACAAGCCGAAGATAGAAAGAGAGGTGGCGGATCTACAGCTCACCAATGTGGAAGTCCGTGACTTTGAAGACAAAATCGGCATGGCCAAAGTCCTCAACCAATCCCATGCCATGTTTATATCCTTTGCCAATTACCCCAGCCTCTTTACCGGCAGCCCCAACAAACTGTTTGACGCACTAGCAGCCGGTAAACTCATCATTACAAATTTTGAAGGATGGATAGGTGAATTAATTACTTCTTCCGAATGCGGCTTCTACTTTGCCCATGACTCAAGTGAGGATTTCGCTCAAAAAATAAGGCCATTTCTCAATGACACCTCTTTGTTGCAACGCTATCAAGGTCACTCGCGCCATCTTGCTGAGACACGCTTTGACCTCAAACTACAGAGCCATACACTCTTACAGTTTATATCAGTGAGGGTAGGGGCTCCACATTCTTAG
- a CDS encoding HU family DNA-binding protein, with protein MTKADVINEIAEKTGIDRLDVQASVEAFFSVVKSSMAEGENIYVRGFGSFINKKRAKKIARNISKNTAMVIDEHYIPSFKPSKVFVEKIKTSSKIG; from the coding sequence GTGACGAAAGCAGATGTGATCAACGAGATCGCCGAGAAAACAGGAATAGACAGATTGGATGTCCAAGCTTCAGTGGAGGCATTTTTTAGCGTAGTGAAAAGTTCAATGGCCGAGGGAGAGAACATTTATGTTCGTGGTTTTGGGAGTTTCATCAACAAAAAAAGAGCAAAGAAAATAGCTCGAAATATATCAAAGAATACGGCGATGGTGATCGATGAGCACTACATCCCTAGCTTCAAACCTTCAAAGGTGTTTGTAGAGAAAATCAAAACAAGTAGCAAAATAGGATAA
- a CDS encoding single-stranded DNA-binding protein, whose product MAGVNKVILVGNLGRDPEVRHLDNGRAVANFSIATSETYKNKQGERVTTTEWHNMVLWSPLAEIAEKYLKKGNQVYIEGKLTSRSYEDKDGVTKYITEVVGREMTLLGGPRQEGADNSTPPAAASQPSNSEIVDSTVEDSNEIDDLPF is encoded by the coding sequence ATGGCAGGAGTAAACAAAGTAATTCTAGTCGGAAACTTGGGCAGAGACCCAGAAGTCAGACACCTCGACAATGGTAGAGCAGTGGCAAATTTTTCTATTGCAACCAGTGAAACGTATAAAAACAAACAAGGCGAACGTGTCACGACAACCGAATGGCACAACATGGTGCTCTGGTCTCCTCTCGCTGAAATCGCTGAAAAGTATCTCAAAAAAGGAAACCAGGTATACATAGAAGGCAAGTTGACCTCTCGATCATACGAAGACAAAGACGGTGTAACCAAATACATCACAGAAGTAGTCGGGCGAGAAATGACCCTACTAGGTGGGCCGAGACAAGAAGGGGCCGACAACTCCACCCCTCCTGCGGCGGCTAGTCAACCCTCTAATTCGGAAATCGTAGACTCTACCGTGGAAGATTCAAACGAAATTGACGATCTTCCTTTTTAA
- the gldE gene encoding gliding motility-associated protein GldE, whose protein sequence is MDDPFPGNYILTAFLSGPEIYFLISNLLLIGLLFIGSALVSGSEVAYFSLSLDQVIHDGDDSPKNKRIIHLLSDPKKLLATILILNNFINISIVMLTTYATLHLTAAYYSTESVLGILTIIVTFLIVFLGEIVPKVYANQNNWSFAQKTSKLLTLSNNFFSPLSWLLIKVSSVIERRIVRKGYNVSVDELNQALELATDTETTEEEKGILRGIVNFGTLSVKQIMKSRMDITALDIETDFHELMNQINKTGYSRIPIYKETIDRIEGILYIKDLLPHLNEEEDYAWQELLRPGYFVPETKKIDTLFKDFQERRIHIAIVVDEYGGTSGLITMEDVIEEIVGEINDEFDDETDAEYKKIDSNTFIFEGKTSIMDFCKITDVDHKVFEEVKGESESLGGLLLEINSTLPYAGEKIIFDRYTFVITSVNEKRIKKVRVVIKR, encoded by the coding sequence ATGGACGACCCATTTCCGGGAAACTACATACTCACAGCTTTTCTCTCTGGTCCTGAAATCTATTTTCTGATTAGCAACTTGCTTTTGATCGGGCTTCTCTTCATAGGGTCCGCATTGGTTTCAGGGTCAGAGGTAGCTTACTTCTCGCTTTCCCTCGATCAAGTCATCCACGATGGAGATGATTCGCCCAAAAACAAGCGAATCATCCATCTCCTTTCGGATCCCAAAAAGCTCCTTGCGACAATCCTCATTCTCAACAACTTCATCAACATCTCCATCGTGATGTTGACAACTTATGCGACACTCCATTTGACCGCTGCGTACTACTCTACCGAAAGTGTCCTCGGAATCTTGACTATTATTGTCACTTTTCTCATCGTGTTTCTGGGAGAGATTGTCCCCAAAGTATACGCCAATCAAAACAACTGGTCTTTCGCTCAAAAGACCTCCAAACTACTCACCCTCTCTAACAATTTTTTTAGTCCTTTGTCATGGCTACTCATCAAGGTCAGTAGTGTAATCGAGCGAAGAATCGTCCGAAAAGGCTACAATGTCTCTGTAGATGAACTCAACCAAGCCCTAGAACTCGCTACAGACACCGAAACAACCGAAGAAGAAAAAGGTATCCTCAGAGGAATCGTAAACTTCGGAACACTATCTGTCAAGCAAATCATGAAATCTAGGATGGACATCACGGCTCTAGACATAGAAACCGACTTTCATGAATTGATGAATCAAATCAACAAAACAGGATACTCAAGAATCCCCATATACAAGGAAACCATAGACCGCATCGAAGGCATCCTGTATATCAAAGATCTCCTACCCCACCTCAACGAAGAAGAAGACTATGCCTGGCAAGAACTCTTAAGACCAGGTTATTTTGTTCCTGAGACCAAAAAAATAGATACTCTTTTCAAAGATTTTCAAGAAAGACGAATACATATCGCCATTGTAGTAGATGAGTACGGTGGTACCTCAGGCCTAATCACTATGGAGGATGTCATCGAAGAAATCGTTGGTGAAATCAATGATGAATTCGATGACGAAACGGATGCTGAATACAAAAAAATAGATAGCAACACTTTCATTTTTGAGGGCAAAACCTCTATCATGGATTTTTGCAAAATCACTGACGTAGACCACAAGGTATTCGAAGAAGTAAAAGGAGAAAGTGAATCCCTCGGCGGTTTACTGCTAGAAATCAACTCCACCTTACCCTACGCTGGAGAAAAAATCATCTTTGATCGCTACACTTTTGTAATTACTTCGGTCAACGAAAAGAGAATAAAAAAAGTAAGAGTCGTAATCAAAAGATAA